From the genome of Geobacter sp. SVR, one region includes:
- a CDS encoding transglycosylase SLT domain-containing protein, producing the protein MKRTLFTILCLLLLAGCEDAPAKKAELATASTPSNDSQLDREIKGILEKGTSISERKRQVPVIEATFERITTPDRARQLAALCFIKTLGTPFLPFDLAEIALAESGGHNLSARAVSPKGALGVWQLMPHRARSHGYSPLDMKSDEKCAEAAVRELFSKLEMAQGNLERAKRFYCGQGREADFYMRKIRKVRREMQAELARQNARLAMSEAETLIR; encoded by the coding sequence ATGAAAAGAACCCTATTTACAATTTTATGTCTGCTGCTTCTGGCGGGCTGCGAAGACGCACCTGCCAAGAAAGCCGAACTGGCGACAGCATCCACGCCTTCGAACGATTCTCAGCTTGACCGGGAGATCAAAGGGATCCTCGAGAAAGGGACCTCGATCAGCGAGCGGAAACGTCAAGTGCCGGTTATAGAAGCGACATTCGAACGCATCACCACCCCTGATCGGGCCCGTCAATTAGCTGCACTCTGTTTTATCAAAACCCTCGGCACCCCTTTCCTTCCTTTCGATCTTGCAGAAATCGCCCTGGCGGAATCCGGCGGACACAATCTTTCGGCCCGAGCAGTCTCCCCCAAAGGGGCCCTGGGCGTATGGCAGCTTATGCCCCATCGGGCCAGGAGTCACGGCTATAGCCCCCTTGACATGAAGAGCGACGAAAAATGTGCCGAAGCCGCCGTGAGGGAACTGTTCAGCAAGCTGGAGATGGCCCAGGGCAATCTTGAGCGCGCCAAGAGATTTTACTGCGGCCAAGGGCGGGAAGCGGATTTTTACATGCGCAAGATACGCAAGGTGCGCCGGGAAATGCAGGCTGAGCTGGCGCGCCAGAATGCGCGCCTGGCTATGAGCGAAGCGGAAACATTGATCCGCTGA
- the cydB gene encoding cytochrome d ubiquinol oxidase subunit II — MELQITWFVLWGVLWGVYFMLDGFVLGTGFMSAFLAKSDTEKRVLINTVGPVWDGNEVWLVTAGGATFAAFPTTYALMFSNLYTALLLLLFALIVRGVAFEFRGKIDSPAWKKGWDTAVVVSSFLPALLFGVAFGNIFKGLPMRNDFAAGNFEYFGNLLSLLNPYGLLTGLLFVLLFAVHGSLYAAIKTTGPLSERAGAMASRLWLPLLVVAVVFLGYTYPATTLYANYLKAPVLLLIPLVAVAALLQIKVSAARGKLHRAFACSCLTIVFVCFTGIAGLFPNLIPSSLDPASSLTIYNSSSSAYTLKIMTVVALIFVPIVIAYKVWVYRIFRERITDEEVLGNSEAY; from the coding sequence ATGGAACTGCAGATCACGTGGTTCGTGCTGTGGGGTGTCTTGTGGGGGGTCTACTTCATGCTGGACGGTTTCGTTCTGGGAACCGGGTTCATGTCGGCGTTTCTGGCCAAGAGCGACACGGAAAAGCGGGTATTGATCAATACGGTGGGGCCGGTCTGGGACGGCAATGAAGTCTGGCTGGTCACGGCCGGCGGCGCCACCTTTGCCGCCTTCCCCACCACCTATGCGCTGATGTTCAGCAATCTCTACACGGCGCTCCTGCTGCTGCTCTTCGCCCTGATCGTGCGGGGGGTTGCCTTCGAGTTCCGCGGCAAGATCGACAGCCCGGCCTGGAAAAAGGGCTGGGATACCGCGGTGGTCGTCTCGAGCTTCCTGCCGGCACTCCTGTTCGGCGTGGCCTTCGGCAACATCTTCAAGGGTCTGCCGATGCGCAACGACTTTGCCGCTGGAAACTTCGAATACTTCGGCAACCTCCTGAGCCTGCTCAACCCGTACGGCCTGCTGACCGGCCTGCTGTTCGTGCTCCTGTTTGCCGTGCACGGCTCGCTGTATGCGGCCATCAAGACCACCGGGCCGCTGTCTGAACGTGCCGGCGCCATGGCCTCCCGGCTGTGGCTGCCACTGCTGGTGGTGGCGGTGGTATTCCTGGGATACACCTATCCCGCCACCACGCTCTACGCTAACTATCTCAAGGCCCCGGTGCTGCTGCTCATCCCGCTCGTAGCGGTTGCCGCACTGCTGCAGATAAAGGTCAGTGCGGCCAGAGGCAAGCTGCACCGGGCATTTGCCTGCTCCTGCCTGACCATCGTATTCGTCTGTTTCACCGGTATTGCCGGCCTTTTTCCGAACCTGATACCTTCCAGTCTCGATCCCGCCTCCAGCCTGACCATCTACAACTCGTCATCCAGTGCCTATACCCTGAAAATCATGACCGTGGTTGCCCTGATCTTTGTGCCCATCGTCATCGCCTACAAAGTGTGGGTGTACCGGATCTTCCGGGAGAGGATCACGGACGAGGAGGTGCTCGGCAACAGCGAAGCTTACTAA
- a CDS encoding cytochrome ubiquinol oxidase subunit I, translating into MDALMLSRLQFAVTSMFHFIFVPLTLGISVMIAWMETRYVISGDELWLRMAKFWGKLFLINFALGIVTGITMEFQFGMNWAEYSRYVGDIFGAPLAIESTVAFFLESVFIGLWIFGWKKVSPKVHALSIWLVAIATNLSGLWILLANGWMQHPVGFVLRNNRAEMVDFMALITNPTGLIKFGHQIVSGYTVAAFFVMGVSAWHLLRNNELDFFKRSFRQAALFGLVSAVLVALMGDAHAVNTAVTQPAKFAAMESIWETQKGVGMNLFLLPDEKRECNAVERLCVPNMVSMLAFHNPDAVITGLKDIPKELRPPVLPVFLSFRTMVGLGTYFILASLLAVFLSRRQHLEKQRLFLTILVFSIPLPYLANQLGWIVAELGRQPWIVYGVLKTADAVSKHVTTAQVAVSLAGFTLLYGSLGVMDIYLLNKYARKGPEHDLSGIIPAKGRN; encoded by the coding sequence ATGGATGCATTGATGCTCAGCCGGCTGCAGTTCGCGGTCACCAGCATGTTTCACTTCATTTTCGTACCGCTGACCCTGGGGATTTCCGTCATGATCGCCTGGATGGAGACGCGCTACGTCATCAGCGGCGACGAGTTGTGGCTGCGCATGGCCAAGTTCTGGGGCAAGCTGTTCCTGATAAACTTCGCCCTGGGAATCGTGACCGGCATCACGATGGAATTCCAGTTCGGCATGAACTGGGCCGAGTACTCGCGATACGTGGGGGACATCTTCGGCGCACCGCTGGCCATCGAGTCCACGGTAGCCTTCTTCCTTGAATCGGTCTTCATCGGCCTGTGGATCTTCGGCTGGAAAAAGGTTTCGCCCAAGGTGCATGCGCTCTCGATCTGGCTCGTGGCAATCGCCACCAACCTCTCCGGCCTCTGGATCCTTCTGGCCAATGGCTGGATGCAGCATCCGGTCGGATTCGTCCTGCGAAACAATCGGGCCGAGATGGTCGATTTCATGGCCCTGATCACCAATCCGACCGGCCTGATAAAATTCGGACACCAGATCGTCTCCGGCTATACGGTGGCCGCTTTTTTCGTGATGGGGGTCTCGGCCTGGCATCTGCTCCGGAACAATGAACTCGACTTTTTCAAGCGTTCCTTCCGGCAGGCAGCGCTGTTCGGCCTTGTTTCCGCCGTTCTGGTAGCCCTGATGGGCGATGCCCATGCGGTCAACACGGCGGTTACCCAGCCTGCCAAATTCGCGGCCATGGAATCGATCTGGGAGACCCAGAAAGGGGTCGGCATGAACCTGTTCCTGCTCCCGGATGAAAAACGGGAATGTAACGCCGTTGAACGCCTGTGCGTTCCCAACATGGTCAGCATGCTGGCCTTCCACAATCCGGATGCCGTCATCACCGGGCTCAAGGACATCCCCAAAGAGCTGCGCCCGCCGGTGCTTCCGGTATTCCTGAGCTTCCGGACCATGGTCGGCCTGGGCACCTACTTCATCCTGGCCAGCCTGCTGGCCGTGTTCCTCTCGCGTCGGCAACATCTCGAAAAACAGCGCCTGTTCCTGACGATCCTTGTCTTTTCGATCCCCCTGCCCTACCTCGCCAACCAGTTGGGCTGGATAGTGGCCGAACTGGGGCGCCAACCGTGGATCGTCTACGGGGTCCTGAAGACCGCCGATGCGGTTTCGAAGCATGTCACCACCGCACAGGTAGCGGTATCGCTGGCCGGGTTCACCCTGCTCTATGGCTCCCTGGGCGTCATGGATATCTACCTGTTGAACAAGTACGCCCGCAAGGGCCCGGAGCATGACCTGTCCGGTATCATACCTGCCAAAGGGAGGAACTGA
- a CDS encoding Rrf2 family transcriptional regulator, whose product MMELTRKGEYAIRGIVYLASRPSDQVCLLSEIAVAVDVPQTFLAKIFQQFSKIGLVRSYRGTGGGFMLGRPPEKISLLEVVEAVEGPIIPNRCVTGKADCNRNFTCQVHPVWMKVQDQVRDILAGVTLQDLAAK is encoded by the coding sequence ATGATGGAACTTACCCGCAAGGGTGAATATGCAATTCGTGGCATTGTGTACCTGGCCTCCCGCCCTTCCGACCAGGTCTGCCTTCTGAGTGAAATAGCCGTTGCAGTAGATGTCCCCCAGACGTTTCTCGCCAAAATATTCCAACAGTTCAGCAAGATCGGACTGGTCAGATCCTATCGCGGAACAGGCGGCGGTTTTATGCTTGGCCGGCCTCCCGAAAAAATATCGCTGCTCGAAGTGGTCGAAGCGGTCGAAGGACCGATTATCCCGAACCGTTGCGTAACCGGCAAAGCCGATTGCAATCGTAATTTCACCTGTCAGGTGCACCCGGTCTGGATGAAGGTGCAGGATCAGGTGCGCGATATCCTCGCCGGAGTGACGCTGCAGGATCTGGCTGCCAAGTAG
- a CDS encoding ATP-dependent 6-phosphofructokinase — MNAVIRGVVKSAIIRHGWQVIGIEDGFDGLLELNRCRPLTLESVRGILPRGGTILGTTNRGNPLFYHLIREGKTVDYSDRVLENFRTLGLDALVAVGGEGSLKIALELSKRGVPVVGVPKTIDNDLLGTDFTFGYNTALETATDALDKLHTTAESHHRVMILEVMGRYAGWIALESGIAGGADVILIPEIPFDIQRVCAAIRQRSERGSRFSIIVAAEGAYPAGGSRVVAHEADERHAIERLGGIGQYVAKQFEGCLDMDVRVTVLGHLQRGGSPTTFDRALGSRFGTKAVAMVAAGEFGRMACLRGRTIGTIPIEEATRDLNLVDPDGEIARTAEDLGIMLGR, encoded by the coding sequence TTGAACGCCGTCATCCGGGGCGTGGTCAAGAGCGCCATCATTCGCCATGGCTGGCAGGTGATCGGCATCGAGGACGGCTTCGACGGCCTGCTGGAACTCAACCGGTGCAGGCCGCTGACACTGGAGAGCGTGCGCGGCATCCTGCCCCGCGGCGGCACGATCCTCGGCACCACCAATCGCGGAAATCCGCTGTTCTACCACCTGATCCGGGAGGGAAAAACGGTGGATTATTCCGATCGGGTGCTGGAAAACTTCCGCACGCTCGGCCTGGATGCACTGGTCGCCGTAGGGGGCGAGGGTTCCCTCAAGATCGCTCTGGAGCTGTCGAAACGGGGGGTGCCGGTGGTAGGTGTACCTAAAACCATCGACAACGACCTGTTGGGGACCGACTTCACCTTTGGCTACAATACCGCCCTGGAAACCGCCACTGATGCGCTGGACAAGCTGCACACCACCGCCGAAAGCCATCATCGCGTGATGATCCTGGAGGTGATGGGGCGCTATGCCGGCTGGATAGCCTTGGAGTCCGGCATCGCCGGCGGTGCCGATGTGATCCTGATTCCCGAGATTCCCTTCGACATTCAGCGGGTATGCGCGGCCATCAGGCAGCGCTCGGAACGGGGCAGCCGTTTCAGTATCATCGTGGCCGCCGAAGGCGCCTACCCTGCCGGCGGCAGCCGGGTGGTGGCCCACGAAGCCGATGAACGCCACGCCATCGAGCGCCTGGGAGGCATTGGACAGTACGTTGCCAAACAGTTCGAAGGATGTCTGGACATGGACGTGCGGGTGACGGTGCTCGGCCATCTTCAGCGGGGAGGTTCGCCCACGACCTTTGACCGCGCCCTGGGAAGCCGCTTTGGCACAAAGGCGGTGGCAATGGTCGCTGCGGGCGAATTCGGCCGCATGGCCTGCCTGCGCGGCAGGACCATCGGCACGATTCCCATCGAAGAGGCGACCAGGGACTTGAATCTGGTGGATCCCGACGGCGAGATCGCCAGGACGGCCGAAGACCTGGGCATCATGCTCGGCCGCTGA
- the tatC gene encoding twin-arginine translocase subunit TatC: MTEEKVLPFIEHLVELRKRLVVIVIAVVIGMGVAWNFSGDILNFVEKPLTGKTYLTDIKKKIYTQVKVWSPSLYSRYKLEQDINAPEKRRPLNYSAPLEPFFIQCKISMLAGFILVLPVVFHQLWLFIAPGLTRKERRMVVPFVTAATVTFCVGAMFFLIVIWPVIINFSLSYEAEGLQSWFNISAYINFCLRLILVFGLIFELPVLTLLLSRFGIVSYALLAPKRKYALLASSIIAAFHADLITMFVIMVPLYLMYEISIWTALIFGKKKPAAQEAPAS; encoded by the coding sequence ATGACCGAAGAAAAAGTGCTCCCCTTCATCGAACACCTGGTAGAGCTGCGCAAGCGGCTGGTAGTCATCGTCATCGCCGTCGTAATCGGCATGGGCGTCGCGTGGAACTTCTCCGGCGACATCCTCAATTTCGTCGAGAAACCGCTCACCGGCAAAACCTACCTGACCGACATCAAGAAGAAAATCTACACCCAGGTCAAGGTCTGGTCCCCTTCCCTCTATTCCAGGTACAAGCTCGAACAGGACATCAACGCCCCGGAGAAGAGACGTCCCCTCAACTACAGCGCCCCGTTGGAGCCGTTCTTCATCCAGTGCAAGATATCCATGCTGGCTGGCTTCATTCTGGTTCTGCCGGTCGTCTTTCATCAGTTGTGGCTGTTCATCGCGCCGGGGCTGACCCGCAAGGAACGGCGCATGGTGGTGCCGTTCGTCACGGCCGCCACGGTCACCTTCTGTGTCGGAGCCATGTTCTTCCTGATCGTCATATGGCCGGTGATCATTAATTTTTCCCTCTCCTACGAAGCCGAAGGGCTGCAGAGCTGGTTCAACATCAGTGCCTACATCAACTTCTGCCTGCGGCTGATCCTGGTCTTCGGCCTGATCTTCGAGCTGCCGGTACTGACACTGCTCCTCTCGAGATTCGGCATCGTCAGCTACGCCCTGCTGGCCCCCAAACGCAAGTATGCCCTGCTGGCCAGCTCGATCATCGCCGCCTTCCATGCCGATCTGATTACCATGTTCGTGATCATGGTGCCACTGTACCTGATGTACGAAATCAGCATCTGGACCGCGCTCATTTTCGGCAAGAAAAAACCGGCGGCGCAGGAAGCCCCTGCATCATAA
- the rnr gene encoding ribonuclease R: MQLAKKNIIRLLKTHGTPLHFAGLLREFGGRHVRHELKRMLEDMAGDGELVRLPGNSYALASHAPAPTVRGKLSSHRDGYGFVAPEGGGEDIFIPQRYVKGAMHGDTVEVRVEQSRMGGDRREGRILAVTERASTRIVGRYEETRRGGVVIPEEQRLNLVVAIPPKGRGRAEDGHQVVAELTAYPIGGRPAEGRIVEVLGWPDDPEVEVQSAIRRFDLPHVFGTDALAEAEAVSDTVSKAELKGRVDLRGMPTVTIDGETARDFDDAVSLRREGDNYRLWVSIADVSHYVKPGSALDRDAYQRGTSVYFPDRCIPMLPERLSNGICSLNPRVDRLTVTAEMLFDRSGQMLESSFYPSIIKSSERLTYMTVKRIIVDLDKEVADKHRPVTPMLLEMKELALCLQAMRRTRGSIDFDLPEPEIVIGLTGLTESIIRAERNLAHQLIEEFMLAANEAVAAFITSRGLPFLFRVHENPDTAKLIDFQEFIFGFGYEFQLKGERVDPAELQRLLKQAEGRPEERMLNFALLRCMKQARYAAENLQHFGLASRCYCHFTSPIRRYPDLVVHRILKAALATSPDKRSNRAERELSIATENLPAIAEHTSRRERVAMEAERDIIDLRKVQFMQQHLGEEFAGYITGVTGFGFFVELEELFVEGLVHVSSLGDDLYTYQEKQHALVGRSRKQVYRIGDAARVKVDAVSPATRRIEFVLAAHETRHQLAGAEVQSTVDEYPRIPIRGKRPGGSGKKSPDRGTGTPSRKSSTRPARSGGRKRS, translated from the coding sequence ATGCAACTGGCCAAGAAGAATATCATCAGGCTTCTCAAGACACACGGAACACCGCTCCATTTTGCCGGACTGCTGCGCGAATTCGGCGGCCGCCATGTCAGACACGAACTAAAGCGCATGCTGGAGGACATGGCCGGCGACGGAGAACTGGTCCGGCTGCCCGGCAACAGCTATGCCCTGGCCTCCCACGCCCCGGCGCCGACCGTCCGCGGAAAACTGTCAAGCCATCGTGACGGCTATGGCTTCGTAGCCCCTGAAGGGGGAGGTGAAGACATCTTCATTCCCCAACGGTATGTGAAGGGGGCCATGCATGGCGACACCGTGGAAGTACGGGTGGAACAGAGCCGCATGGGAGGAGACCGGCGGGAGGGGCGCATCCTGGCAGTGACGGAGCGCGCCAGCACCCGCATCGTGGGGCGGTACGAAGAGACCCGCCGGGGTGGGGTCGTCATACCCGAGGAGCAGCGTCTCAACCTGGTGGTCGCAATTCCGCCCAAGGGGCGCGGCAGAGCAGAGGATGGGCATCAGGTGGTGGCGGAATTGACCGCCTACCCCATTGGGGGGCGGCCGGCAGAGGGACGCATCGTCGAGGTGCTCGGCTGGCCGGACGATCCCGAGGTGGAGGTGCAGTCTGCCATCCGCCGCTTCGATCTGCCCCATGTCTTTGGCACGGATGCCTTGGCCGAGGCGGAGGCTGTCTCGGACACCGTATCCAAAGCGGAATTGAAGGGGCGCGTGGACCTGCGCGGCATGCCGACGGTGACCATCGACGGCGAAACCGCCCGCGACTTCGACGACGCGGTCTCGCTCCGCCGGGAAGGGGACAACTACCGCCTGTGGGTCTCCATCGCCGACGTCTCCCATTACGTCAAACCGGGCAGCGCCCTGGACCGCGATGCCTACCAGCGCGGCACATCGGTGTACTTTCCCGACCGATGCATCCCCATGCTGCCGGAACGGCTCTCCAACGGCATCTGTTCCCTGAACCCACGAGTGGACCGCCTGACGGTGACGGCAGAGATGCTTTTCGACAGGAGCGGGCAGATGTTGGAGTCCAGCTTCTATCCCAGCATCATCAAAAGCAGCGAACGCCTGACCTACATGACCGTCAAACGGATCATCGTCGACCTGGACAAGGAGGTGGCAGACAAACACCGGCCGGTGACGCCGATGCTGCTGGAGATGAAGGAACTGGCCCTGTGCCTGCAGGCCATGCGCCGCACGCGCGGCAGCATCGACTTCGATCTGCCTGAGCCGGAGATCGTCATCGGCCTGACCGGCCTGACGGAGAGCATCATCCGGGCCGAGCGGAACCTTGCCCATCAGTTGATCGAAGAGTTCATGCTGGCCGCCAACGAGGCGGTGGCCGCGTTTATCACCAGCCGCGGCCTTCCCTTTCTCTTCCGCGTGCACGAAAACCCGGACACTGCCAAGCTGATCGATTTCCAGGAGTTCATCTTCGGCTTTGGCTACGAGTTTCAACTGAAGGGGGAGCGGGTCGATCCGGCGGAGCTGCAGCGGCTGCTGAAGCAGGCCGAAGGCCGCCCGGAAGAGCGCATGCTCAACTTCGCCCTTCTGCGCTGCATGAAGCAGGCCCGTTACGCTGCCGAAAACCTGCAGCATTTCGGTCTCGCCTCCCGTTGCTACTGTCATTTCACCTCCCCGATCCGCCGGTATCCCGACCTTGTCGTGCACCGGATCCTGAAAGCAGCGCTGGCCACCTCCCCGGACAAGCGCAGCAACCGGGCCGAACGGGAACTCTCGATCGCCACGGAAAACCTGCCTGCCATTGCAGAGCACACCAGCCGGCGCGAGCGGGTTGCCATGGAGGCCGAACGTGATATCATCGATCTGCGCAAGGTCCAGTTCATGCAGCAGCACCTGGGCGAAGAATTCGCAGGCTACATCACCGGTGTGACCGGGTTCGGCTTCTTCGTGGAGTTGGAGGAGCTCTTCGTGGAAGGGCTGGTGCATGTTTCCAGCCTGGGAGACGATCTGTACACCTATCAGGAAAAACAGCACGCCCTGGTCGGCCGCAGCCGCAAGCAGGTATATCGCATCGGCGATGCGGCCCGGGTCAAGGTGGATGCCGTCAGCCCGGCTACCCGCCGGATCGAATTCGTACTGGCCGCCCATGAAACGCGCCACCAGCTGGCCGGAGCCGAAGTGCAGAGCACTGTTGATGAGTATCCACGGATTCCGATCAGGGGCAAGCGCCCCGGCGGATCCGGGAAAAAATCTCCGGACCGTGGAACGGGCACCCCCTCCAGGAAAAGCAGTACGCGACCGGCACGGAGTGGCGGCAGGAAACGGAGCTGA
- a CDS encoding PilZ domain-containing protein, which produces MDISSLYHTAIEKSYDEDHAKIVETLQDLIKQGKTNVKLVNFYQGLPLAFPATLVSISHATLDMDLHQQQAVAISHDRFTFIRCSAFKHDVGAHVRYINLRKQAVSVDRFFFAEIMAERRNTVRLSLDPHPETIVTFQNEEFKGKLLNISMGGVAIRMDRLPPLEAGCEATLQFMLPNLVRNTVDAIRLSACHVGIHESEHGPVLRMSFIPDKKDEQIISQYLFQRQVEIIRGLKDASILS; this is translated from the coding sequence ATGGATATTTCCAGTCTCTACCATACAGCGATCGAAAAGTCCTATGACGAAGACCACGCCAAAATCGTCGAAACCCTGCAGGATCTCATCAAGCAGGGCAAGACGAACGTAAAGCTGGTCAATTTCTACCAGGGCCTGCCGCTAGCCTTTCCAGCCACCCTGGTATCCATAAGCCATGCGACCCTCGACATGGACCTCCATCAACAGCAGGCAGTCGCCATCTCCCATGACCGTTTCACCTTCATTCGCTGCAGCGCCTTCAAACACGACGTGGGAGCCCACGTCAGGTACATCAACCTGCGCAAACAGGCGGTGTCCGTCGACAGATTCTTTTTCGCCGAAATCATGGCTGAAAGGCGCAACACCGTCCGTCTTTCCCTGGACCCCCACCCGGAGACAATCGTCACATTCCAGAACGAGGAGTTCAAAGGAAAGCTGCTGAACATCTCCATGGGGGGAGTGGCGATCCGGATGGACCGCCTGCCGCCTCTCGAAGCCGGCTGCGAAGCCACGCTCCAGTTCATGCTGCCGAATCTTGTCAGGAATACCGTCGATGCGATACGGCTTTCGGCCTGCCATGTGGGCATCCACGAAAGCGAGCATGGCCCGGTATTGAGAATGTCGTTCATTCCGGATAAGAAAGACGAACAGATCATCTCACAATACCTGTTTCAACGTCAGGTCGAGATTATCCGGGGACTGAAGGACGCTTCAATCCTGTCATGA
- a CDS encoding glycosyltransferase: MGALSISFFGSSLVSSYWNGAATYYRGLVRALHRQGHRVTFYEPDAYERQSHRDMDDPEWARVVVYPATEEALFRCLEQAHGSDLIIKASGVGVFDELLEQEVVLLKGGTTRVVFWDVDAPATLERITANREDPFRRLIPRYDMILTYGGGAPVVSAYRSFGARDCVPIYNGLDPDTHFPVPPDPRFSADLSFLGNRLPDRERRVEDFFLSVAGHLPGRKFLLAGSGWADKWRGENISYLGHLGTRDHNAFNCSPRAILNISRSSMAHNGFSPATRVFEAAGAGACIITDRWEGIEHFFEPDSEIMVAGSGGEVAEILERLTPERAALVGKRALARVRAEHTYAHRARQFETIFCA, from the coding sequence ATGGGGGCACTTTCCATCAGCTTTTTCGGATCAAGCCTTGTCTCTTCATACTGGAACGGCGCCGCCACCTATTATCGCGGACTGGTGCGCGCCTTGCACCGCCAGGGGCACCGGGTAACGTTTTACGAACCAGACGCCTATGAACGGCAGTCGCACCGCGACATGGACGATCCGGAGTGGGCCCGGGTGGTGGTCTACCCCGCCACGGAAGAGGCGCTGTTCCGCTGCCTCGAGCAGGCCCATGGGTCGGACCTGATCATCAAGGCCAGCGGGGTCGGTGTATTTGACGAACTGCTCGAACAGGAGGTCGTGCTGCTGAAAGGGGGAACGACCCGGGTGGTTTTCTGGGATGTGGATGCGCCGGCCACCCTGGAGCGGATCACGGCGAACAGGGAAGATCCCTTCCGACGCCTGATCCCGCGCTACGACATGATCCTGACCTACGGCGGCGGTGCGCCCGTGGTCAGCGCCTACCGGTCTTTCGGCGCCAGGGACTGCGTTCCGATTTACAACGGGCTCGATCCTGACACCCACTTTCCGGTCCCCCCCGATCCGCGCTTCAGCGCCGATCTCTCGTTTCTGGGCAACCGTCTTCCGGACCGCGAGCGCCGCGTGGAGGACTTCTTCCTGTCGGTGGCCGGACACCTGCCCGGCCGGAAATTTCTGCTGGCAGGCAGCGGCTGGGCGGACAAGTGGCGCGGGGAAAACATCTCCTATCTGGGGCACCTCGGCACGCGGGACCACAACGCCTTCAACTGCAGTCCCCGGGCGATCCTCAACATCAGCCGCAGCAGCATGGCGCACAACGGCTTTTCGCCGGCCACGCGCGTCTTCGAAGCGGCTGGTGCCGGGGCCTGTATCATCACCGACCGCTGGGAGGGCATCGAGCACTTCTTCGAGCCCGACAGCGAAATCATGGTAGCCGGTTCAGGGGGCGAGGTGGCGGAAATACTGGAGCGGTTGACGCCTGAACGGGCGGCCCTGGTGGGCAAAAGGGCTCTGGCGCGGGTCAGGGCCGAACATACCTACGCCCACCGTGCCCGGCAATTCGAAACCATATTCTGCGCCTGA
- a CDS encoding glycosyltransferase: MRIVMFYHSIVSDWNHGNAHFLRGVVTELLSRGHDVDVYEPEDGWSYRNLMIEKGDIVLGKFRGVYPRLQGNRYDLSRLDLDRVLSGADLVIVHEWNEHELVSRLSRHRLKNGHYRLLFHDTHHRSVTDPAAMQVYDLSGFDGVLAYGATIRDIYLSRGWARRAWVWHEAADVRVFHPLNAVKKEGDLVWIGNWGDEERTEEIREFLIEPVKRLGLRAAVYGVRYPPQALTLLKQAGIHYGGWLPNFEVPAVFARYRLTVHIPRRPYATALPGIPTIRPFEALACGIPLISAPWNDSERLFSGGVDFLYARNSQEMERLTLALLDQPSRAAELARHGRETIMNRHTCGHRIDQLLDICRELGIDSASGSARAAGSALPRMPHEAPGTTAIHARPAAAISGQTGCSEAPAGPGHLRKE, encoded by the coding sequence ATGCGGATTGTCATGTTCTACCACTCGATCGTCTCGGACTGGAATCACGGAAATGCCCATTTTCTACGCGGGGTGGTGACCGAGCTGTTGTCCAGGGGGCATGACGTCGATGTCTACGAGCCTGAGGATGGCTGGAGCTACAGAAACCTGATGATCGAAAAGGGGGATATCGTCCTCGGTAAATTCCGCGGGGTTTACCCCCGACTGCAGGGCAACCGGTACGACCTCTCCCGGCTCGATCTCGATCGCGTGCTGTCCGGGGCGGATCTCGTCATCGTCCACGAATGGAACGAGCACGAACTGGTAAGCCGCCTCAGCCGACACCGTCTGAAAAACGGACACTACCGCCTGCTGTTTCACGACACCCATCACCGCTCCGTCACGGACCCCGCTGCCATGCAGGTCTATGACCTGTCCGGGTTCGACGGCGTGCTGGCTTACGGCGCCACGATCCGCGACATCTACCTTTCCCGCGGGTGGGCACGCAGAGCCTGGGTCTGGCATGAAGCGGCGGATGTCCGTGTTTTCCATCCGCTGAACGCGGTCAAAAAAGAAGGTGATCTGGTGTGGATCGGCAACTGGGGAGACGAGGAACGGACCGAGGAAATCCGGGAGTTCCTGATCGAACCGGTAAAACGGCTGGGACTCAGGGCCGCCGTCTATGGGGTGCGCTATCCCCCCCAGGCCCTGACACTGCTGAAACAGGCCGGCATTCATTATGGCGGCTGGCTGCCCAACTTCGAAGTACCGGCAGTGTTTGCCAGATACCGCCTGACCGTCCATATACCGCGCCGCCCCTATGCCACCGCCCTGCCCGGAATCCCCACCATCAGGCCCTTCGAAGCCCTGGCCTGCGGTATTCCGCTGATATCCGCACCATGGAACGACAGCGAGCGACTGTTCTCCGGCGGTGTGGATTTCCTCTACGCCCGCAACTCACAGGAAATGGAGCGCCTGACTCTGGCCCTGCTCGATCAGCCCTCCCGGGCTGCGGAACTGGCCCGCCATGGCAGGGAGACCATCATGAATCGCCACACCTGCGGCCACCGCATCGACCAGTTACTGGACATCTGCCGCGAACTCGGTATCGATTCCGCTTCAGGCTCTGCACGGGCTGCCGGTTCCGCTCTGCCGCGCATGCCGCATGAAGCGCCCGGGACAACCGCAATCCATGCCCGTCCGGCAGCGGCCATCAGCGGGCAGACCGGATGCAGTGAAGCGCCGGCGGGTCCGGGACACCTCCGAAAGGAATGA